In one window of Nocardia brasiliensis DNA:
- a CDS encoding AraC family transcriptional regulator gives MDSLDPEFTTASIPPAILVRLLAVAADRGVDAGPWFTGTGISPAQLDAPDARVSYRQATMILRRALRAMPAGPTGLAVGTRNAVVGYGLVGFAMRSSRTVGDAVTLGLELHRLAGSLVDPEFVRRGDHAVLRVFERLPDQELSRFLAEEAMAAMLAFARSLVNAEIDPIALRLSFPAPEHAAEYRRYFRCPVEFGCAETEMVFCSKILDWPLPTYSEANLTLAREACERMRAGRDARPDSVASVESILGENLRRSMTMAEVAEQLFVTERTLRRHLQAAGEKFSEIRDRVRRRRALFLVRETGMTIAQIAVETGFSDAREFRRAYVRWNGEPPSRTRSAAAVHWGGPPRDLESELIAS, from the coding sequence ATGGATAGTCTCGATCCCGAGTTCACGACCGCCAGCATTCCACCAGCTATCTTGGTGCGACTGCTGGCCGTCGCGGCCGACCGCGGCGTCGATGCCGGGCCGTGGTTCACCGGAACCGGAATCTCGCCTGCCCAGCTCGACGCACCGGACGCCAGGGTGTCCTATCGACAGGCGACCATGATCCTGCGGCGCGCACTGCGGGCGATGCCCGCCGGGCCGACCGGGCTCGCCGTCGGGACCCGCAACGCGGTGGTCGGCTACGGGCTCGTCGGCTTCGCCATGCGGTCGTCGAGAACGGTCGGCGACGCGGTCACGCTCGGTCTGGAACTGCATCGGCTGGCGGGCAGCCTGGTCGACCCCGAGTTCGTCCGCCGCGGCGACCACGCGGTGCTGCGGGTCTTCGAGCGGCTGCCAGATCAGGAGCTGAGCCGGTTCCTGGCCGAGGAGGCGATGGCCGCGATGCTGGCGTTCGCCCGCTCGCTGGTCAACGCGGAGATAGACCCGATCGCGCTGCGACTGAGCTTCCCCGCGCCCGAGCACGCCGCGGAGTATCGCCGCTACTTCCGCTGTCCCGTCGAATTCGGCTGTGCGGAAACCGAGATGGTCTTCTGCAGCAAGATCCTCGACTGGCCGTTGCCGACCTACAGCGAAGCCAACCTGACGCTCGCGCGCGAGGCCTGCGAGCGGATGCGGGCGGGCCGCGACGCCAGGCCGGACAGTGTGGCCTCGGTCGAATCGATCCTGGGCGAGAACCTGCGCAGGTCGATGACCATGGCCGAGGTCGCCGAGCAGCTGTTCGTCACCGAGCGCACGCTGCGCAGGCATCTGCAGGCGGCGGGGGAGAAGTTCAGCGAAATCCGTGACCGGGTGCGCAGGCGACGCGCGCTGTTCCTGGTGCGCGAGACCGGGATGACGATCGCGCAGATCGCGGTCGAGACCGGATTCAGTGACGCCAGGGAGTTTCGGCGCGCTTACGTCCGGTGGAACGGTGAGCCGCCGAGTCGCACGCGCAGCGCCGCCGCGGTGCACTGGGGTGGGCCGCCGCGCGACCTGGAGAGCGAACTCATCGCTTCCTGA
- a CDS encoding LysR family transcriptional regulator, producing the protein MGISDRIGHPERGIGARVGGAGTGAPGSETGGTMRPDPLSNTSEPLNLYRLAQFLEVAEQLSFTRAARRLHITQQALSTSVRRLEKELGVTLFERTTRRVALTEAGRTLRDGSRTLLLASREVTVRTQRAGALQPL; encoded by the coding sequence ATGGGGATCAGTGATCGTATCGGCCACCCGGAGCGCGGTATCGGTGCGCGCGTCGGCGGCGCGGGAACCGGCGCGCCGGGGTCTGAGACAGGCGGGACCATGCGACCCGATCCACTGTCGAACACCAGCGAACCGCTCAATCTCTATCGGCTCGCGCAGTTTCTAGAGGTGGCCGAGCAGCTCAGTTTCACCCGAGCCGCCCGGCGCCTGCACATCACCCAGCAGGCACTGAGCACCTCGGTGCGCCGGCTCGAAAAAGAACTCGGTGTCACGCTTTTCGAACGAACGACCCGCCGGGTGGCACTCACCGAAGCCGGCCGCACCCTGCGCGACGGTTCCCGCACGCTACTGCTCGCCTCGCGCGAGGTGACGGTGCGGACACAGCGCGCGGGTGCGCTCCAACCATTGTGA
- a CDS encoding S1 family peptidase, protein MIGTSRKAIAALVLGVLASFPLGSTAHAQPGPAVIGGGSGIVIDDAAQCTVTTVGHDRQGRLVGLTAGHCGEPGATISAEAAPGAGPIGRIAFRNTDLDYALIEFDPATIVPVSRIGNLTITGIGAPPDFPAVTCKEGRTTGTTCGIVWGDLAGSGTETWTQMCVIEGDSGAPVVAGTTLVGMVNAYLGVGCLGPELGTNMTAIVGDLDARGGAGAGFQPI, encoded by the coding sequence ATGATCGGTACCTCACGCAAAGCCATCGCCGCGCTCGTGCTCGGCGTGCTCGCGAGCTTCCCGCTCGGCAGCACCGCCCACGCCCAGCCCGGGCCCGCGGTCATCGGCGGGGGCTCCGGAATCGTCATCGACGACGCGGCGCAATGCACCGTGACCACGGTGGGGCACGACCGGCAGGGGCGGCTGGTCGGACTGACCGCCGGACACTGCGGCGAGCCGGGCGCGACGATATCCGCTGAGGCCGCACCGGGAGCAGGCCCGATCGGGCGCATCGCGTTCCGCAACACCGATCTCGACTACGCGCTCATCGAGTTCGATCCCGCGACGATCGTCCCGGTGTCCAGGATCGGCAACCTCACCATCACCGGTATCGGCGCGCCACCGGACTTCCCCGCGGTGACCTGCAAGGAGGGCCGCACCACCGGCACCACCTGCGGCATCGTCTGGGGTGACCTGGCGGGCAGCGGTACCGAGACCTGGACCCAGATGTGTGTCATCGAGGGCGATTCGGGCGCTCCGGTCGTCGCGGGAACCACCCTCGTCGGCATGGTGAACGCCTATCTCGGCGTGGGCTGCCTCGGCCCTGAGCTCGGCACGAACATGACGGCCATTGTCGGCGACCTCGACGCGCGCGGCGGTGCGGGCGCGGGTTTCCAACCGATCTGA
- a CDS encoding DsbA family protein, which yields MRKTRKGYLPRADQWNRIGLAGRLFTAAVLILLTAAITVGLTNQVRDRDRAAAAAAAAVAGPATLTEDGMIRVGDPAAPVVVTVTEDPQCALCRSFVTVTGPALDALIAQRRVAVDYDLVAIRDRDSTTGYSSRAVNASACVAEADISRWPQWQRELYDEVPAPGTPGRTDDELIELASRAGIDPTPQFRECVTTRRFGAYTAHRTERAVAAGLTHAPTVRVGATTVTNLTPEGLDAAVRTATSE from the coding sequence ATGCGCAAGACCCGGAAGGGCTACCTGCCGCGCGCCGATCAATGGAATCGGATCGGCCTGGCCGGTCGCCTGTTCACCGCGGCGGTACTGATCCTGCTCACCGCCGCGATCACCGTCGGCCTGACCAACCAGGTTCGAGATCGCGATCGGGCAGCCGCGGCGGCCGCCGCGGCCGTCGCAGGCCCGGCCACGCTGACCGAGGACGGCATGATCCGCGTCGGCGACCCGGCGGCGCCGGTCGTTGTCACCGTCACCGAAGATCCCCAGTGCGCACTGTGCCGTTCTTTCGTCACAGTGACCGGCCCGGCGCTCGACGCGCTGATCGCGCAGCGGCGCGTTGCCGTGGACTACGACCTCGTCGCCATCCGAGATCGCGACTCGACCACCGGCTACTCCAGCCGGGCCGTGAACGCGAGCGCCTGCGTGGCCGAGGCCGATATCAGCCGGTGGCCGCAGTGGCAGCGCGAACTGTACGACGAGGTTCCGGCACCGGGCACCCCCGGCCGCACCGACGACGAGCTGATCGAACTCGCGTCCCGCGCGGGCATCGACCCGACACCACAGTTCCGCGAGTGCGTCACGACGCGTCGCTTCGGCGCTTACACCGCGCATCGGACTGAGCGCGCCGTCGCGGCCGGGCTCACCCACGCACCGACCGTGCGCGTCGGCGCCACCACGGTGACCAACCTGACGCCGGAAGGCCTCGACGCGGCCGTCCGCACGGCCACCTCCGAATAG